ATCCGAATCGCGCAGCGAAGCAAAATGATTCGGATTCCTAATCCATGACCCCGGGCGAGCCCCGAAGGGGTTCGACGGGGTCCGGCCACTTGAGGTCCTTCGGGGCCTCGCGCATTCGCAGGACCTTGGCCGGCACTCCGCCGACGACCGCGTTTGCCGGAACGTCCCGGGTCACCACCGAGTTGGTGCCGACGATCGCGTTGTCGCCGACTTTGACGCCTCGCAGGATGCAGGCGCCGTAGCCGATCCAGACGTTCGAGCCGACCAGCACGTCTTCCATGTAGATGCCCTGGTGCCGGATCGGTCGTTCGACTTCGACCACGCCGTGATCGAAGTCGATGAACATCGTGCGATCGGCGATCACGCATTCGGCCCCGATCCGGACCCGCTGGAAGGCGGAGATCGTGCATTCCTGGCCCATAACGGTCTTGTCGCCGATCTCCACCCGGCCTTCGTGGCAGCGGATCTTGGTGCCGTCGCCGATCCAGACGAACTGTCCGAAGGTGAGGCTGGCGTCACGTCCGGTCTGGATCTGGAGATGCCGCCCGAAGAACACCGGGCCGTTGGTCGTCCAGCGGTGGCCGGGCCGCGTCAGCAGGCGCCGCCAGAGGTATCGGCCGAAGAGCCGGAGGTACTTGGGCCGCAGCATCCCGTTGCGGGCGAAGAAGGTGATCGAACGCAGCACGCGCCGGACTTTATCCCGGTCGCCCCCGGCATGGCCGGCGCGGAACCGGGCTGGCCGATTCAGGTTCTACACTTCACGGCCGATGCCCAAGTCCCCTGTCGAAGCTTCGAACCCCGCCGCGTCGCTGGCCGAGCGCCTGCTTGCCGGCGACAAACGGGCCCTCGCCCGGGCGATCACGCTGATCGAATCGGACGACCCGAAGGGCTGGGAACTGGTCCGGGAGATCTTCCCGAAGACCGGCAAGGCGAGGATCACCGGTTTCACCGGTCCGCCCGGCGTCGGCAAGAGCACCCTGATCGGCGCCTTGACCGGCGTGTTCCGGAAGACCGGTCGGCAGATCGCGGTGCTTTCGATCGACCCCTCCAGTCCTTTCACGCAGGGCGCGCTGCTTGGCGACCGCATCCGTCTGACCGAACATTTCCTCGACGAGGGCGTGTTCATCCGCTCGATGGCCTCGCGCGGCGCGCTTGGCGGCCTGTCCGAAGCGGCACTCCAGGCGGCGCTGGTGATGGATGCGTCCGGCAAGGACGACGTGCTGATCGAGACGGTCGGGGTGGGACAGGGTGAGGTCGACATCGTCGACCACGCCGACACGATCGTGCTCGCGTTAATGCCCGGGTCCG
The DNA window shown above is from Thermoleophilia bacterium and carries:
- a CDS encoding acyltransferase codes for the protein MLRPKYLRLFGRYLWRRLLTRPGHRWTTNGPVFFGRHLQIQTGRDASLTFGQFVWIGDGTKIRCHEGRVEIGDKTVMGQECTISAFQRVRIGAECVIADRTMFIDFDHGVVEVERPIRHQGIYMEDVLVGSNVWIGYGACILRGVKVGDNAIVGTNSVVTRDVPANAVVGGVPAKVLRMREAPKDLKWPDPVEPLRGSPGVMD
- the meaB gene encoding methylmalonyl Co-A mutase-associated GTPase MeaB is translated as MPKSPVEASNPAASLAERLLAGDKRALARAITLIESDDPKGWELVREIFPKTGKARITGFTGPPGVGKSTLIGALTGVFRKTGRQIAVLSIDPSSPFTQGALLGDRIRLTEHFLDEGVFIRSMASRGALGGLSEAALQAALVMDASGKDDVLIETVGVGQGEVDIVDHADTIVLALMPGSGDSIQALKAGIMEIPDIIVVNKSDHPMTDTMIREVRGALSLAHDPGGWRVPILRTEAARGEGIEELAAKIDEHRAFIESHGLLSERRARNLRSEVLGIATARLRRRLEATIEDDPDVVELLNRVVSREIDPASAAARLLEGEIDV